One genomic region from Amaranthus tricolor cultivar Red isolate AtriRed21 chromosome 12, ASM2621246v1, whole genome shotgun sequence encodes:
- the LOC130828562 gene encoding zinc finger BED domain-containing protein RICESLEEPER 2-like — MYLLDDDEWHKVLVIRDFLKVFYNITNEFSASTTPTSNVYFKGVWDIQCMLLETANGPHSFLINMVKEMQKKFDKYWSDYNMLLSCACVLDPRYKLKFVEYCYTVLYGEMIAKEKVAEVRAILCDLLKEYRDVDGEDIGQSGEVGGETNMHVPIGSDRMANYSSWMTRKEQSVVEKSQLDPYLEEKNVDHKTPLDVLCWWKNSGAPRHPQLAALAHDILAIPISSVPSESAFSMGKKLINPWRASLTSMTIESLACYEDWLHAKGLCLGRSTIFNAEEQEEEVDREDDDSQIIG, encoded by the exons atgtatttacttgatgatgatgagtgGCACAAAGTGTTGGTGATTCGTgactttttaaaggttttttacaATATCACTAATGAATTCTCTGCCTCTACAACACCAACTTCAAATGTTTATTTCAAGGGGGTTTGGGATATTCAATGCATGCTACTTGAAACTGCAAATGgtcctcattcattcttgattaatATGGTAAAAGAAATGCAAAAGAAATTTGACAAGTACTGGTCGGATTATAATATGTTATTGTCTTGTGCTTGTGTTTTGGACCCTCGTTATAAGCTTAAATTTGTTGAGTATTGTTACACCGTTCTTTATGGAGAAATGATAGCTAAGGAGAAAGTGGCGGAAGTGAGAGCCATTTTGTGTGACTTGCTAAAAGAGTATAGAGATGTGGATGGTGAGGATATTGGTCAAAGTGGCGAGGTTGGTGGGGAGACAAATATGCATGTTCCTATTGGTAGTGATAGGATGGCTAATTATAGCAGTTGGATGACTAGAAAAGAACAAAGTGTGGTGGAAAAATCACAACTTGATCCTTATTTAGAGGAAAAGAATGTTGATCATAAGACTCCTCTTGATGTGTTATGTTGGTGGAAAAATAGTGGAGCACCTAGACATCCACAACTTGCCGCATTAGCTCATGACATCCTAGCTATTCCTATATCATCTGTTCCCTCCGAGTCGGCTTTTAGTATGGGTAAGAAATTGATTAATCCTTGGAGGGCTTCTCTAacatcaatgacgattgaatctCTTGCTTGTTATGAAGATTGGCTACATGCAAAGGGTTTATGTTTAG GTCGGTCTACCATTTTTAATGCTGAAGAGCAGGAAGAAGAGGTAGATCGTGAAGATGATGATAGTCAAATCATTGGTTAA